A genome region from Jeotgalibacillus aurantiacus includes the following:
- a CDS encoding chemotaxis protein CheX has protein sequence MTITKVMNEMLEGMVHSIKSVIPAEISCSTPEMVDQPYKQETIGVLIGITGDIRGNILLDAKESHFSSLGNTMFGMHLEDEMLISFIGEVGNMIAGAFSTFVSGTGVEMDITPPSVMSGTTKLYGFNDAIHLPFSAAGIGDFSILVSVTQS, from the coding sequence ATGACTATTACTAAAGTAATGAACGAGATGTTAGAGGGCATGGTCCATTCGATAAAAAGTGTGATTCCGGCAGAAATCAGCTGTTCAACACCCGAAATGGTCGATCAGCCATACAAGCAGGAAACCATTGGGGTTTTAATCGGAATTACCGGAGATATTAGAGGGAATATCCTGCTTGATGCTAAGGAATCCCACTTCAGCAGTCTTGGAAATACGATGTTTGGTATGCACCTTGAAGATGAAATGCTGATCTCCTTTATTGGGGAAGTTGGAAATATGATTGCAGGGGCATTTTCAACATTTGTATCCGGAACCGGCGTTGAGATGGACATCACTCCTCCATCTGTCATGTCCGGGACAACAAAGCTTTACGGTTTTAATGATGCCATCCACCTTCCTTTTTCAGCAGCAGGGATTGGAGACTTTTCCATTCTCGTTTCTGTTACACAAAGCTGA
- a CDS encoding dynamin family protein: MDKTQFKIEKEKLLKKLADFQSIIKNSGDHERETKVTLLAKKLLNEEFVIGFCGHFSAGKSAMINELTGESILPSSPIPTSANLIALHTGDKKQIRVTLSDDTQYDLLPPLGETSISALGKEGLKIKKIDVWRSSSELPEGITVLDTPGIDSVDDAHKRSTESAIHLADQLFYVMDYNHVQSEMNFEYIKKMVQHNRKISAVINQIDKHREEEIPFDVYRQSVQDAFTQWGAVPEAFYYTSLKDSVHPHNQLYQLKEMLHQIVSRKYELMLSAVESGLSLIQAEHKEYLEDEMEEIRLAYEEIVTDQDLENRAAIFEEEEQLEQETSISSFKSWSESYDIEKEKLLKDAYLMPADVRLKAEQFLESTQNSFKTGVFFAAKKTETERIRRKEAFVQALHETVENQLIWHAKSFVYRFIEKGGASRTEWAHKVEGIEVSELEGLIHSSVKPGAGFNGNALLHYCDDLAAAVRRTVKIQLEQLKSEIVTELEDHIEESSVKKEAGNNRIRQKANIIRQIEKIEAALTRAEQSESIGDDLQAVFIQGWSEENRDIYAVSSIQELLSDSEEQTDHDQHPAEQSQKSSESLDEEYIIKKSYAAADLLKKISGFTHQSKTLKGQAERLSNKRFTVSLFGAFSAGKSSFANAIIGRKVLPVSPNPTTASINRINPPNEEFPDKTAVIHFKKERELLEDLRSVSESPIESIESAGEVLPAVVRDRKDLPESKKSFIRAFLKGYSSYGSELGKSVKVSFEAFAGYVSNEHQSCFVESIDLYIDSPLAESGITLVDTPGADSVNARHTDVSFDYIRNSDAVLFVTYYNHAFARADREFLIQMGRLKESFELDKMFFLVNAVDLASNDQEKDDVIQYVQAQLMKFGIRQPKIFGVSSLQALNEETRQQSGIDEFNGQFHSFIEGDLHAIALQNAHDYLDQTIHRMKVLIDRSENSAEEKEQYRNQLMEHRQKIEKALSDLSFTALRNQAEQELSELIYYVKQRVFYRYPDFFKESFNPSRFSQMQPKPALEKSINELISVLGFDFMQELKVVNHRMDLFIEKSLMRDLEILWDMIREDFLNGMKPVIRSSTSDMLTFPQLLSGYDHTEFAKEKSYYKNNRSFFEKNEKKFMKDALGERLKQMADQEIADEQVRIHEWVQTEIQLKGKAYFTQWKEEMTEQITAEISTLDSTEMTAELKRVYRLLTTAGDERE; encoded by the coding sequence ATGGATAAAACTCAGTTTAAAATAGAAAAAGAGAAGCTGTTGAAGAAGCTGGCTGATTTTCAGTCAATCATTAAAAACAGCGGAGATCATGAAAGAGAAACAAAGGTAACACTGCTTGCTAAAAAGCTTTTAAATGAAGAATTTGTGATCGGCTTTTGCGGTCATTTTTCTGCAGGAAAATCTGCCATGATTAATGAACTGACAGGTGAAAGTATCCTGCCTTCGAGTCCGATTCCAACCAGTGCCAATTTAATCGCTCTGCATACCGGTGATAAAAAACAGATCAGAGTTACGCTTTCTGATGATACACAATATGATCTTCTTCCTCCTCTTGGGGAAACATCCATCAGTGCGCTCGGCAAGGAAGGGCTCAAAATCAAAAAAATCGATGTATGGCGATCATCCTCGGAGCTTCCGGAAGGCATTACAGTACTTGATACACCAGGGATTGATTCAGTTGATGATGCCCATAAACGGTCAACTGAGTCTGCTATTCATCTCGCGGATCAACTGTTTTACGTGATGGATTATAACCATGTACAATCAGAAATGAATTTTGAATACATAAAAAAGATGGTCCAGCATAACAGAAAAATTTCTGCAGTCATTAATCAGATCGATAAGCACAGAGAAGAAGAAATTCCATTTGATGTTTACAGGCAATCCGTTCAGGACGCCTTCACTCAATGGGGGGCTGTACCTGAAGCCTTTTATTATACGTCGCTTAAAGACAGCGTTCATCCTCACAATCAGCTTTACCAATTGAAAGAGATGCTCCATCAGATCGTCAGCCGGAAGTATGAACTGATGCTCTCGGCAGTGGAAAGTGGATTGTCCCTTATTCAGGCAGAACACAAAGAATATCTTGAAGATGAAATGGAAGAAATCAGATTGGCATACGAAGAAATCGTGACGGATCAGGATCTTGAAAATCGGGCAGCCATCTTTGAAGAGGAGGAGCAGCTTGAACAGGAAACATCCATCTCTTCATTTAAAAGCTGGTCTGAAAGCTATGATATTGAAAAGGAAAAACTTTTAAAAGATGCTTACTTAATGCCGGCGGATGTAAGGTTAAAAGCAGAGCAATTTCTTGAATCCACCCAGAATTCTTTTAAAACAGGCGTCTTTTTTGCTGCTAAAAAGACTGAAACAGAACGAATCAGACGTAAAGAGGCTTTTGTTCAGGCTTTACATGAGACGGTTGAAAACCAGCTGATCTGGCACGCAAAATCATTTGTCTACCGCTTTATTGAAAAAGGTGGTGCTTCTAGAACTGAATGGGCTCACAAGGTAGAAGGAATAGAGGTATCTGAACTTGAGGGCCTGATCCATTCCAGTGTGAAGCCTGGGGCAGGGTTCAACGGGAATGCACTCCTGCATTACTGTGATGACCTTGCGGCAGCTGTACGGAGAACAGTCAAGATTCAGTTAGAGCAACTGAAATCAGAGATTGTGACAGAACTTGAAGACCATATAGAAGAATCATCCGTGAAGAAGGAAGCTGGCAATAACAGAATCCGTCAGAAGGCCAATATCATCAGGCAGATCGAAAAAATTGAAGCTGCGCTCACCAGAGCAGAACAATCAGAATCAATCGGTGATGACCTCCAGGCTGTTTTTATTCAGGGTTGGTCGGAAGAAAACCGTGACATTTACGCCGTATCATCGATCCAGGAATTATTGTCTGATAGTGAAGAGCAGACGGATCATGATCAGCATCCAGCTGAACAATCACAAAAATCTTCTGAATCTCTTGATGAGGAATATATCATTAAAAAGAGCTATGCTGCAGCTGACCTGCTAAAGAAAATATCCGGATTTACCCATCAGTCGAAAACATTAAAAGGACAGGCGGAACGTCTTTCAAATAAACGATTTACTGTTTCGCTTTTCGGTGCATTCAGCGCAGGGAAATCTTCTTTTGCCAACGCGATTATCGGCAGGAAAGTACTGCCTGTTTCACCAAATCCGACGACTGCATCCATTAACAGAATCAATCCGCCAAATGAGGAATTTCCTGATAAAACAGCGGTCATTCATTTCAAAAAAGAACGGGAGCTGCTTGAAGATCTGCGATCAGTCAGTGAAAGTCCAATTGAATCCATTGAATCAGCAGGTGAAGTATTGCCGGCTGTTGTACGAGATCGCAAAGATCTTCCTGAGTCGAAAAAAAGCTTTATCCGCGCTTTTCTCAAAGGGTATTCATCATATGGATCAGAGCTTGGAAAATCAGTGAAAGTATCATTTGAAGCATTTGCAGGATATGTATCCAATGAACATCAGTCCTGTTTTGTTGAATCCATTGATCTTTATATTGATTCACCGCTCGCTGAGTCCGGGATTACGCTTGTAGATACACCTGGGGCTGATTCAGTTAATGCCAGACATACAGATGTTTCCTTTGATTATATTAGAAATTCTGATGCGGTTTTATTCGTGACCTACTACAATCATGCTTTCGCAAGAGCCGACCGGGAGTTTTTAATACAGATGGGTCGATTGAAAGAAAGCTTTGAGTTAGATAAAATGTTTTTCCTTGTGAATGCTGTTGATCTTGCCTCAAATGATCAGGAGAAAGATGATGTGATTCAATATGTGCAGGCTCAGCTGATGAAATTCGGTATCAGACAGCCCAAAATCTTTGGTGTATCGAGCCTTCAGGCGTTAAATGAAGAGACCAGACAGCAATCTGGAATTGACGAATTTAACGGGCAGTTTCATTCGTTTATTGAAGGGGATCTTCATGCCATAGCCCTTCAAAACGCACATGACTATCTTGACCAGACGATACACAGGATGAAGGTGCTGATTGACCGTTCGGAAAACAGTGCCGAAGAAAAAGAGCAATACAGGAATCAATTAATGGAACACCGCCAAAAGATTGAGAAAGCATTGTCTGATTTATCCTTTACGGCACTAAGGAATCAGGCTGAACAGGAACTGAGTGAACTGATTTATTATGTGAAGCAGCGTGTGTTTTACCGGTATCCTGACTTTTTTAAAGAATCATTTAATCCGTCAAGATTCAGTCAGATGCAGCCGAAACCTGCACTTGAAAAATCCATCAATGAGCTGATTAGCGTTCTTGGGTTTGATTTTATGCAGGAATTAAAGGTAGTGAATCACCGCATGGACTTATTTATAGAGAAATCACTCATGCGTGATCTTGAAATACTGTGGGATATGATAAGAGAAGATTTCTTAAATGGGATGAAGCCGGTGATCCGCTCATCGACCTCTGATATGCTGACGTTTCCACAGCTGCTTTCAGGATATGATCATACTGAATTTGCCAAAGAAAAGTCGTATTATAAAAACAATCGATCCTTTTTCGAAAAAAATGAAAAGAAGTTTATGAAAGATGCACTTGGAGAAAGGCTGAAACAGATGGCCGATCAGGAAATAGCCGATGAGCAGGTAAGAATTCATGAATGGGTACAGACAGAGATCCAGTTGAAAGGAAAAGCTTATTTTACACAGTGGAAAGAAGAGATGACTGAACAGATTACAGCTGAAATATCCACGCTGGATTCAACTGAGATGACTGCAGAGCTGAAAAGAGTTTATCGATTACTAACCACTGCAGGTGATGAGCGTGAATAA
- a CDS encoding ATP-dependent DNA helicase: MQSNSLPFPLTGDQSFYEALGDWIGDVFYDILPEKGLELRDEQIFMAFQLEQAYKKKSVMFAEAGVGTGKTLAYLLYAICYARYTGKPAIIACADETLIEQLVKPTGDIKKLEEMLDLDIDVRLAKSREQYLCLKKLDDADNRSEDEELEQVYQQLPEFVYGAGSMSSFYPYGDRKEYPYLDDEQWQQVNYDSLQDCLSCDLRHRCGQTLNREHYRKARDLIICSHDFYMEHIWTKDARKREGQLPLLPEASSVVFDEGHLLEYAAQKALTYKTSLQSMEKVLEKLSGNDIREKTLLLIDDIVEIHDDWFAMISRNADHSSERMRITRSEELIAQTKKLKSTIDRLLEELVFESEMYVIDEYDLKIAEEYLEQVLFSLKLLTEDDNAIIWLEENFDDERLVIMPRMVEEILREEVFSKEVPFIFSSATLSVDENFNYLATSLGIDEYDSFTVASPYDYDEVMKISIHITDEMERMQLQEEIINDTDHGVLALFNSQDSKEFFRFTTGEAVSASRPVFYEGDEEISTLVEKFQKETSSVLASINLWEGLDVPGGSLGEVMIDALPFPPNDPVFEAKRKHAKDPEMEVDLPYMLLRLQQGVGRLIRSSTDHGHISIFMKPEEEKWLDQMIKVLPVKPEIKK; encoded by the coding sequence ATGCAATCAAATTCACTGCCATTTCCATTGACAGGTGATCAATCTTTTTATGAGGCGCTTGGAGACTGGATCGGGGATGTATTTTACGATATTTTACCGGAAAAAGGACTTGAACTGAGAGACGAACAGATTTTTATGGCTTTTCAGCTCGAGCAGGCGTATAAAAAGAAATCTGTCATGTTTGCCGAGGCAGGAGTGGGTACCGGAAAAACACTTGCTTACCTGCTGTATGCAATCTGCTATGCAAGGTATACGGGTAAACCGGCCATTATTGCCTGTGCCGATGAAACGTTGATTGAACAGCTTGTAAAACCAACCGGAGATATAAAAAAGCTTGAGGAAATGCTGGATCTGGATATTGATGTCCGCCTGGCGAAGTCAAGAGAACAGTATTTATGCCTGAAGAAGCTGGATGATGCAGATAACCGGTCTGAAGATGAAGAGCTTGAGCAGGTATATCAGCAGTTGCCTGAGTTCGTGTATGGTGCAGGCTCCATGTCTTCTTTCTATCCTTATGGTGACCGGAAAGAATATCCGTATCTTGATGATGAGCAGTGGCAGCAGGTGAACTACGACTCGCTCCAGGATTGTTTGTCGTGTGATCTGAGACACCGCTGCGGTCAGACGCTTAACAGAGAGCATTACCGTAAAGCGAGAGATCTGATCATCTGTTCCCATGACTTTTACATGGAGCATATCTGGACGAAGGATGCCAGAAAAAGAGAGGGACAGCTTCCGCTTTTACCTGAGGCGAGCTCCGTTGTATTTGATGAAGGACACTTACTCGAATATGCTGCCCAGAAAGCTCTCACGTACAAGACTTCTCTCCAGTCAATGGAAAAGGTTCTTGAAAAACTGTCAGGAAACGATATTAGAGAAAAAACACTGCTGCTGATCGATGACATTGTAGAAATACATGATGACTGGTTTGCCATGATCAGCCGAAATGCTGATCACTCTTCAGAAAGAATGAGAATTACACGCTCAGAAGAACTGATTGCCCAGACGAAAAAACTCAAAAGCACTATTGACAGGCTGCTTGAAGAGCTCGTTTTTGAATCTGAGATGTACGTAATAGATGAGTATGATCTCAAAATCGCTGAAGAATATCTGGAACAGGTATTGTTTTCACTCAAACTGCTCACTGAAGATGATAATGCGATCATCTGGCTTGAAGAGAATTTCGATGATGAACGGCTTGTTATTATGCCGAGAATGGTTGAAGAAATATTACGTGAGGAAGTCTTCTCAAAAGAAGTTCCTTTCATCTTCTCTTCTGCCACTTTATCAGTTGATGAGAACTTTAATTATCTTGCCACAAGTCTCGGTATTGATGAGTACGATTCATTTACCGTCGCGTCACCATATGATTACGATGAAGTGATGAAGATTTCGATTCATATCACTGATGAAATGGAACGCATGCAACTGCAGGAAGAGATCATCAATGACACCGATCATGGCGTTCTCGCATTATTCAATTCTCAGGATAGTAAGGAGTTTTTCAGATTCACAACAGGCGAAGCTGTATCAGCAAGCAGACCTGTTTTTTATGAAGGCGACGAAGAAATCAGTACGCTCGTTGAGAAATTCCAAAAAGAAACCTCATCCGTTCTCGCTTCCATTAATTTATGGGAGGGACTCGACGTTCCGGGAGGAAGTCTCGGCGAAGTCATGATCGATGCACTTCCATTCCCTCCGAATGATCCTGTATTCGAAGCGAAAAGAAAGCACGCCAAAGATCCGGAAATGGAAGTGGACTTACCGTACATGCTATTAAGATTACAACAGGGAGTCGGCCGTTTAATCCGCTCCTCAACCGACCACGGACACATTTCGATCTTTATGAAGCCAGAAGAAGAAAAATGGCTCGACCAGATGATCAAAGTCCTCCCGGTAAAACCTGAAATTAAAAAATAA
- a CDS encoding SDR family NAD(P)-dependent oxidoreductase produces MNLPSFRLDGKVAIVTGAGRGIGRALSLGIAEAGAHVILCARTLEDLQYVKHEIEERGSSASILQLDLTESRLIKDAIRRTAEEFGRIDLLINNAGMNIRSKASDVTEEEWSKIMDTNLKSAFMMSQAVGEIMKTQESGGSILSVSSVAGQTALRTGVVYAASKAALIQMTKVLAFEWGSHDIRVNAIGPWYFETPLTKELLANEDYLNDILSVTPLKRVGKVEELIGPALLLLSDAGSYITGQTLFVDGGMTINGF; encoded by the coding sequence TTGAATCTTCCTTCATTCAGACTGGATGGAAAAGTGGCAATTGTCACTGGTGCCGGTAGAGGGATCGGCAGAGCGTTATCCCTTGGAATCGCCGAGGCAGGTGCACACGTAATCCTTTGTGCACGTACATTGGAAGACCTCCAATACGTGAAGCATGAAATCGAAGAACGGGGAAGCAGCGCAAGTATTCTTCAGCTGGATCTGACAGAAAGCAGACTGATTAAAGATGCGATCAGACGAACAGCTGAAGAATTCGGACGTATTGATTTATTAATCAACAATGCCGGTATGAATATCCGTTCTAAAGCCTCGGATGTGACAGAAGAAGAGTGGTCTAAAATTATGGATACCAACCTGAAATCGGCATTTATGATGTCACAGGCTGTTGGTGAAATCATGAAAACACAGGAATCCGGTGGAAGTATTCTGTCCGTGTCTTCTGTAGCCGGACAGACTGCACTCCGAACGGGGGTCGTGTATGCTGCGTCAAAAGCTGCGCTTATTCAGATGACGAAGGTGTTGGCATTTGAATGGGGCAGTCATGATATTCGTGTCAACGCGATTGGTCCCTGGTATTTTGAAACACCATTAACCAAAGAATTACTGGCGAATGAAGATTATTTAAATGATATCCTTTCTGTAACCCCGTTAAAGAGAGTCGGCAAGGTGGAAGAACTGATTGGTCCCGCACTATTACTGTTATCAGATGCCGGGAGCTATATAACCGGCCAGACACTTTTTGTAGACGGCGGGATGACCATCAACGGATTTTAA
- a CDS encoding carboxypeptidase M32, protein MSLETVKHDFLNHVKKMSAYEEALGLIYWDLRTGAPKKAIDQRSEVIGALSGDIFNMSTSSEMAGYIEKLSDQKDELDDLTLKILEECKKNYDRNNKIPEEEYRKYVILKSKSENVWEEARAKSDFSMFQPYLEEIVEMNKKFINYWGFEGNPYNTLLDMYEPGITVEILDRVFTEVRDAIVPLVKGIQESDVKPETAFIYSHFPKEAQKEFSLYVLNELGYDFEAGRLDETVHPFATGLNTGDVRITTRYDEKDFRGAIFGTIHECGHALYEQNIDPELNGTPLSGGTSMGIHESQSLFFENFVGRHPEFWKRHLPELKKFSPGQFDQVSVDGFISAVNESKPSLIRVEADELTYVLHIIVRYEIEKGLFNNEFNVSDLPRIWNEKYEEYLGVTPSTDAEGLLQDVHWSGGAFGYFPSYALGYMYAAQFKQAMLKDLPDYDQLIAKGDITPVKNWMTANVHRFGKTKKPLEILHDSTGEGLNSEYLVDYLQQKYRSLYELTN, encoded by the coding sequence ATGTCACTAGAAACCGTTAAACACGATTTTCTTAATCATGTTAAGAAAATGTCAGCATATGAAGAAGCACTGGGCTTAATTTATTGGGACCTCAGAACAGGCGCGCCGAAAAAGGCAATAGATCAGCGCTCTGAAGTCATTGGTGCTCTGTCAGGTGACATTTTCAATATGTCTACATCAAGCGAAATGGCAGGATACATAGAAAAATTATCAGATCAAAAAGATGAGCTGGACGACCTGACGCTTAAAATTCTCGAGGAATGTAAAAAGAATTATGACCGCAATAATAAAATTCCTGAAGAAGAATATCGAAAATACGTCATTTTAAAATCAAAATCTGAAAATGTTTGGGAAGAAGCGAGAGCTAAATCAGACTTCTCCATGTTTCAGCCATACCTTGAAGAAATCGTTGAAATGAACAAAAAATTCATCAATTATTGGGGTTTTGAAGGTAACCCGTATAATACATTACTTGATATGTACGAGCCGGGCATTACCGTTGAAATTCTTGACCGGGTTTTCACTGAGGTAAGAGACGCCATTGTTCCGCTTGTTAAAGGAATTCAGGAATCCGATGTAAAGCCGGAAACTGCATTTATTTACTCTCATTTTCCAAAAGAAGCCCAAAAAGAATTCAGTCTTTATGTCCTGAATGAGCTTGGTTATGACTTTGAAGCCGGCAGACTGGATGAGACGGTTCATCCATTTGCAACCGGATTAAACACTGGGGATGTAAGGATCACAACTAGATATGATGAAAAAGATTTTCGGGGTGCGATTTTTGGGACGATTCACGAATGTGGTCATGCGCTTTATGAGCAGAATATTGATCCTGAATTGAACGGTACTCCTTTAAGTGGTGGAACATCGATGGGGATCCATGAGTCACAGTCGCTGTTTTTTGAGAATTTTGTAGGTAGACATCCTGAATTCTGGAAGAGACATCTGCCTGAGCTTAAGAAATTCAGTCCTGGCCAGTTCGACCAGGTTTCTGTAGATGGTTTTATTTCTGCTGTCAACGAATCAAAGCCTTCGTTAATCCGTGTTGAAGCAGATGAACTGACTTATGTCCTTCATATTATCGTTCGCTATGAAATCGAAAAAGGACTGTTCAACAACGAATTTAACGTAAGTGACCTGCCACGGATCTGGAATGAGAAGTACGAGGAATATCTTGGTGTTACACCATCGACTGATGCAGAGGGACTTCTTCAGGACGTTCACTGGTCAGGCGGGGCATTCGGATACTTCCCATCTTATGCGCTGGGTTATATGTATGCTGCCCAGTTTAAACAGGCTATGTTGAAAGACCTTCCTGATTATGACCAGTTAATCGCGAAAGGCGACATTACGCCTGTTAAAAACTGGATGACAGCAAACGTTCACCGTTTCGGCAAAACAAAAAAACCGCTTGAAATCCTGCATGATTCAACGGGTGAAGGCCTGAATTCCGAGTACCTGGTTGATTATTTACAGCAAAAGTATCGCTCACTATATGAGTTAACGAACTAA
- a CDS encoding THUMP domain-containing class I SAM-dependent RNA methyltransferase has protein sequence MANYKLIATAAMGIESLVAREVKDLGYETQVENGKVFFEGDEWAIVKANMWLRTADRVKIVMGEFNAYSFDQLFESTKAIAWEKLLPVDAAFPVSGKSVKSKLYSVPDCQSIVKKAIVERLKSAYKRMSFLDESGPTYKIEVAIRNDKVTLTVDTSGAGLHKRGYRTGQGEAPMKETMAAALIKLTNWRPDRPFHDPFCGSGTIAIEAALIGQNIAPGFNREFISEEWPAIPQKIWDKVREDAEKAANYDQPLDITGTDVDHKMIEIAKENAIEAGLGDLIQFKQMQVKDFTASADYGVIVGNPPYGERIGEEEEVERMYMDMGKVFEQYPTWSKYIITSHPEFEDLYGKKATKKRKLFNGFIRTDYYQYFGTRPKRTENEKKD, from the coding sequence ATGGCTAATTATAAACTGATCGCGACTGCTGCGATGGGGATTGAATCACTGGTCGCCAGAGAAGTGAAGGATCTCGGATACGAAACGCAGGTGGAGAACGGAAAGGTCTTTTTTGAAGGTGACGAGTGGGCGATAGTAAAAGCCAACATGTGGCTCAGAACTGCTGACCGTGTAAAAATTGTAATGGGAGAATTTAATGCTTATTCTTTCGACCAGCTGTTTGAATCGACTAAAGCAATCGCATGGGAGAAGCTTCTTCCGGTAGACGCTGCCTTCCCGGTTTCAGGTAAATCTGTTAAGTCCAAGCTTTACAGTGTACCGGATTGTCAGTCAATCGTTAAGAAAGCGATTGTTGAGCGGCTGAAGTCTGCCTATAAAAGAATGAGCTTTCTTGATGAGAGTGGTCCTACCTATAAAATTGAGGTGGCCATCCGCAATGACAAGGTTACGCTGACTGTAGACACAAGCGGAGCCGGATTACACAAAAGAGGATACAGAACCGGCCAGGGAGAGGCGCCGATGAAAGAAACAATGGCAGCTGCGCTGATTAAACTGACAAACTGGAGACCGGACCGGCCATTTCATGATCCATTTTGCGGTTCAGGAACCATTGCGATTGAAGCAGCATTAATTGGGCAGAATATCGCGCCAGGTTTTAACCGGGAATTCATTTCTGAAGAGTGGCCAGCCATTCCTCAAAAGATCTGGGATAAAGTCAGGGAAGACGCTGAAAAAGCGGCTAATTATGATCAGCCCCTCGATATCACAGGGACTGACGTTGATCATAAAATGATCGAAATCGCAAAGGAAAATGCGATTGAAGCGGGACTTGGTGATTTAATTCAGTTTAAGCAGATGCAGGTTAAAGATTTTACAGCCTCTGCTGACTACGGTGTCATTGTTGGAAATCCTCCGTATGGTGAAAGAATCGGGGAAGAGGAAGAAGTAGAGCGGATGTATATGGATATGGGGAAAGTATTCGAACAATACCCGACCTGGTCAAAATATATCATTACTTCCCACCCTGAATTTGAAGATCTTTACGGGAAAAAAGCAACCAAAAAACGTAAACTGTTTAACGGATTTATCCGGACAGATTACTATCAGTATTTTGGCACACGTCCTAAACGTACAGAAAATGAAAAAAAGGACTGA
- a CDS encoding sulfurtransferase, with protein MKMTVSSQWLIDHLDQSDIRIIDCRFSLQNPDAGYEQYTDSHIPGATYFHLNEDLSDQVQAHGGRHPLPQPEAFKSKVEAAGISNDSTVIIYDGGDGAFASRCWWLLHYFGHEKMYILNEGYEGWISRGFPVTSELSERIKGSFELDEKKDSVAHMEEVREIIRGKRTGLLVDSRSYDRYIGDQEPIDRVPGHIPGAVNREWTDSLNNGSFLTDEEQAKRFSEWEKDQPIVVYCGSGVTACPNIIALKQAGFTNVRLYPGSYSDWVSYDENEIEIGDSTHLSNS; from the coding sequence ATGAAAATGACTGTATCTTCCCAATGGTTAATTGATCACTTGGACCAATCAGATATAAGAATCATCGACTGCCGTTTTTCTCTTCAGAATCCAGATGCCGGATATGAGCAATATACAGATTCCCACATACCTGGAGCCACTTACTTTCACCTGAACGAGGATCTATCAGATCAGGTACAGGCGCATGGAGGGCGGCACCCGCTGCCGCAGCCGGAGGCATTCAAATCAAAAGTTGAAGCTGCAGGCATCTCCAATGATTCCACTGTCATTATTTATGACGGAGGTGATGGCGCATTTGCTTCCCGCTGCTGGTGGCTGCTACACTATTTTGGACATGAAAAAATGTATATTTTGAATGAAGGGTATGAAGGCTGGATAAGCCGTGGTTTTCCGGTTACTTCAGAATTATCAGAGCGCATTAAAGGATCCTTCGAACTGGATGAGAAGAAGGATTCAGTCGCGCATATGGAGGAAGTCAGGGAGATCATCCGCGGGAAACGTACCGGACTTTTAGTAGATTCAAGATCGTATGACCGCTATATCGGTGATCAAGAACCGATTGACCGTGTGCCTGGTCACATTCCGGGGGCTGTCAACAGAGAATGGACGGACAGTTTAAATAACGGTTCTTTTTTAACAGATGAAGAGCAGGCTAAACGATTTTCTGAATGGGAGAAGGACCAGCCGATCGTTGTGTACTGCGGCAGCGGTGTGACAGCATGTCCGAATATCATCGCGCTGAAACAGGCAGGCTTTACGAACGTAAGGCTATACCCAGGAAGCTACAGTGACTGGGTATCGTATGATGAAAATGAAATTGAAATTGGAGATTCCACTCATCTCTCGAATTCGTAA